aactgctgctgaagcttAACCATCACTTCACTGAGTGAAGAAATGGcacatttttgttaaatatgcAGAAATAGATGCACACCCATACAACTTATGGTAAACTGAGCTGCCTTGTATGAACATATGTTGAAGATGCCTCGTTCTAATGTTTTCACTGAGGCTGCTGTGCCATTTGGAGCAGAAATGAATATTTAGAAGTTTACAGCATATCTTGTCACTGGAAATTGTTTGcactgtttatatatttatattatttactgtATGTATTGGTGAAAAAAGCTTTAtgttgtgaaaaaatgaaatctggaaattagaattgttgtgccttattttgttgatgtttttacaTGTATTCCTGttgaaaatactaaaatttgtatatttatttatttatttttgtttgtctgataacatttatttaaaaaaataaatctgacaTTTCGAACAGTTACTCGCTACTTGAGTAGTCTTTTCGCCAAGTACTTTTTTACTCCTACTTGAGTAACTTTTTTGACGactacttttcacttttacttgagtaataataatttaaagtaAGTCTACTCTTACTTGAGTACAATTTTTGGATACTCGACCCACCTCTGCCCGTCTGTATAGTAATATAGAACAGCTGTATGCTATACATGCTATATAGATCATCTGTGTATCGGTTACaatattatttttcagtttcaatttttttcttcagtttcattttaagctGGCATCATTTTAACCCCACACACCCTAAAATTCAGTATTTGTTGATGAGATGAAGTGTTAATTCAACAAAGTTAgaatacagtggaaccccgacttacaaAATTAATCCATTCCCGAGGGTCTTTCGTAAGTCGAAAATTTTCGTAAGTCGAAGCACCCATCGCGCCTTTTGAGTGAGACGATGCTGAATGATAGGCTATAGGTTAATTGCTAACTAGAACAACAATACGTCATTCAAGTGGAACAGCGAAGAGCAAGTACAGAAGCCAAGGGGTTGTCACATGATTCGGAAGGCATTGtaggctcagccaatcagagccagcgGATTTCATTACACGGGCATTTTGCCGTACCACGGGCAGAAATATTGCAGTTCAGTGCcttcgtaacttgaatttttcgtgACTTGGGGTATTCGTATATCGAATATTCTGTAATATtccggcgccccccgtgtgcggcagcctgttacagcagctctgctcattctgagttttaacaaatttcccacctgtgggactaataaaggtcatcttatcttatcttatcgtaagtcggggttccactgtatttTTCACATGATTTCGACTGagaagcatgtttatgtctctttcttcttcctgtaGAGGAGGAGCTTGCCAGGGTGCGGTCAGCCTTTGTCTGGAGGGTAACAACAGAAatcctcacacagctccttGAGGACCTCGTATATGACACTGTCTTAAATGAGTTGGAGAAAGAATCGATACTGGAGAAGAACCTAGCCAGAGCAGATAAGGCACGCAGCTTCATCGACACAGTGAGGAAAAAAGGAGACAAAGCCTGCAAGATAACAATCAAACATCTTCAGATCAAAGAtccttctcttttctctcaGCTGCGTTTAGACTCTGATCCATCTGCTCAACAAGGTGAGGTCATGTGAATAAAAATGGTCACCTTGCAGTTTGTTGAGATGTGAGAGTGAAACCTCAGAATTCATTGTAAGAAAAAGGAGAGGGCAAGAACGTCATTCTACGGTGAATGTTTGGATTTGTTAAATGCCTGCAAATATATTTTCTGAAGTACATGGAGGAATTTTGATGATCATCATAAACCTGTGAAACTACTTAGATCTAATATGAGCTGTATTTAATAAACACAAGTgttctttacttttaaaaaccATGCAAactgaatgctttaaaaaagaaaagcatcagTCATTTGACTTAAatgtttaatgaaaaaaatgccacatttatatataataaaataaagcacaTGTTTTGTGTGGCCAGAAAGGGTTTATATTATCCTTCGCCATTGTAATTTACGACTAGAATTAAATGTGAATTACTTAATCTCTCTCAGATGCTTCTTTAAATAACAAGACAGTGGGGAACATTATGACACTTCAATGTTGTTATTTTTGATTGCAAAGTTTGGAGAAGAGGCACAGAGAGCAGAAATCTGTTTAGCCTGCACATGTTGGCATCAGGTACAtatgaaaagctgcaaagcaATGCAGATGTGTAAGTTCAAAACATTTAATGTGGCTGTTTTCAGGAATTACATTTAGGAATTCCTGTAGCCCCTTTTTTGATGAATTTCTGGTACAATAAGtatattaaaaactaaaacatatGGTAGGCTCAACAAAGGGCAAAGTACGTCACATGCCTCCTTCAGACCAGGTTTctatttttccttctttttttgatTCAGATACTCTTCAGAGGTGTCAGCCTAAACTCAAGTCTCTcttgaagaagaagttccagtgtgtgtttgaggggattgCTAAAGcgggaaacccaacccttctgaatcagatctacacagagctctacatcacagagggagggactgcagaggtcaatgatgaacatgaggtcagacagattgaaacaacatccaggaaaccagacagaccagaaacaacaatcagacaagaagacatctttaaagacaCACCCGAAAGACAGGACCtgatcagaacagtgctgacaaagggagtggctggcattgggaaaacagtcttagcccagaaatacaccctg
This genomic interval from Oreochromis niloticus isolate F11D_XX linkage group LG5, O_niloticus_UMD_NMBU, whole genome shotgun sequence contains the following:
- the LOC100690711 gene encoding uncharacterized protein LOC100690711, with amino-acid sequence MLVCGHFPGCFLPAQSSSFLNLVFVSDADRLHVKCLSCDVIGLKMWPSRLQNLNWDTAQVWSGACCWCVKKLKMMEEPKEQPVKAAPSAEEELARVRSAFVWRVTTEILTQLLEDLVYDTVLNELEKESILEKNLARADKARSFIDTVRKKGDKACKITIKHLQIKDPSLFSQLRLDSDPSAQQDTLQRCQPKLKSLLKKKFQCVFEGIAKAGNPTLLNQIYTELYITEGGTAEVNDEHEVRQIETTSRKPDRPETTIRQEDIFKDTPERQDLIRTVLTKGVAGIGKTVLAQKYTLDWAEDKANQDIDVLITSLITGKLLPYAHVWITTRPAAADQIPPEYVHRVTEK